The Desulfovibrio sp. G11 region GCCCCCGTAAGCACGGGGGCGGCCCTTATCATTGTGCGCAGGAGGTTATTTTTTTGCGGCGCGTCCGGCGTGGCTGTTGCTGCCGGCTTCGGTTTCGCTCAGGGGTTTGCTGACGGGGTGTGCATCAAAGTGGGCCATGGCCCGCTTGAGGTCATCGACAAGCAGGGAGCCGAGGTCACGGCTGAAGCCGTGGCGTACCAGTACGCGCATGACCACGAGGTCTTCGCGGTGAGCGGGCATGGAGTAGGCAGGCACCTGCCAGCCGCGCGAGCGCAGACGGTCCGAGAGGTCATAGAGGCTGTAGCTGGTCTTGGCATTGGCCTTGAAGGTCCAGCACAGGGCCGGGATGCCGCCGCGCCCGTTGTACAGCACTTCAAAGGGACCGAGCTTGGCGATTTCGTCGCCCAGGAAGCGGGCCGTATCGTAGCAGTTCTGGTGAATGCGGCGGTAGCCTTCGCGTCCCAGACGCAGGAAGTTGTAGTACTGGGCGATGATCTGGCCGCCGGGGCGGGAGAAGTTGAGCGCAAAGGTGGGCATGTTGCCGCCCAGGTAGTTCACATTGAAAATCAGGTCTTCGGGCAGGTCGCTTTTTTCGCGCCACACTACCCAGCCCACGCCAAGCGGGGCAAGGCCGAATTTGTGACCGGAAGAGTTGATGGACTTGACGCGGGGCAGGCGGAAATCCCAGAGCAGGTCCGGCTCGATGAACGGGGCAAGAAAGCCGCCGCTGGCGCCGTCCACATGAATGGGAATGTCCCAGCCCTTGTCCTTCTGCAGTTTGTCGAGGGCTTTGCTTACTTCTTCCACCGGCTCATACTGGCCGGTAAAGGTCACGCCTGTTGCGCGGCATGTAAAAATGACCCACCAAAACGGCAAATGAGCAGGCAAAAGTGACCCACCCTGGACAACGGTTTTCCGAAG contains the following coding sequences:
- a CDS encoding pyridoxal-dependent decarboxylase, with translation MTFTGQYEPVEEVSKALDKLQKDKGWDIPIHVDGASGGFLAPFIEPDLLWDFRLPRVKSINSSGHKFGLAPLGVGWVVWREKSDLPEDLIFNVNYLGGNMPTFALNFSRPGGQIIAQYYNFLRLGREGYRRIHQNCYDTARFLGDEIAKLGPFEVLYNGRGGIPALCWTFKANAKTSYSLYDLSDRLRSRGWQVPAYSMPAHREDLVVMRVLVRHGFSRDLGSLLVDDLKRAMAHFDAHPVSKPLSETEAGSNSHAGRAAKK